One window of the Candidatus Jettenia sp. genome contains the following:
- a CDS encoding DUF6521 family protein, whose amino-acid sequence MRKWAKRSPEVAALLNPAFCGFLVSAGLDEYIKKAKDGAPYVFPFIMLPLVLHKPTRLIFPRTSRTTFSAWITNADTAIAKIGFAERARNMIPYVKEALMFAIQNNSIQVTDSGLLKPVSPSCKSFSNATQEVNECIRTSIMCGKWFSIVGDFKTAMALLGVRP is encoded by the coding sequence ATGAGAAAGTGGGCAAAAAGATCTCCTGAGGTGGCAGCACTTCTAAATCCGGCTTTTTGCGGCTTCCTTGTGTCAGCAGGTCTTGATGAATATATCAAGAAAGCAAAAGATGGCGCACCATATGTTTTCCCATTTATAATGCTGCCTCTGGTTCTTCATAAGCCAACCAGACTCATTTTTCCGAGAACATCTCGCACAACCTTTTCGGCCTGGATAACCAATGCCGATACAGCAATAGCCAAAATTGGCTTCGCGGAACGAGCAAGAAACATGATTCCTTACGTCAAGGAGGCTCTTATGTTTGCCATCCAAAATAATAGCATTCAAGTCACTGATTCAGGACTGCTAAAGCCTGTTTCACCATCGTGCAAGTCTTTTTCTAATGCAACGCAGGAAGTCAATGAGTGTATTCGCACTTCGATAATGTGTGGCAAATGGTTTTCCATAGTTGGAGATTTTAAGACAGCAATGGCACTGCTAGGAGTGAGACCATGA
- a CDS encoding restriction endonuclease subunit S, protein MKNWKDYTLGAITDYVNRGFSPKYVDSHGDIILNQKCIRNGCINYSLARLTDTKKPITIEKILRYGDILINSTGIGTAGRVAIYKGKGKATTDSHITIVRVNSKIANPIFVFNNLRQRENEIESYAEGSTGQIELGRERIKAIDILLPPLPEQHAIASVLSSLDDKIDLLYRQNKTLEAMAETLFRQWFVEEAERGWEEATLEQHIEVFRGLSYKGSGLTDAGLGLPMHNLNSVYEGGGYKHEGIKFYNGKYKERHLIYPGDIIVTNTEQGHEFKLIGFPAVVPNSFGNIGLFSQHIYKLTLIEQTYLSNEYIYYLLMSPFVREQIISATNGSTVNMLAIDGLKRPKFRLPPNEKVFEFSKIVGGHWERKNVNYNQICTLEKLRDTLLSKLMSGEVRVEV, encoded by the coding sequence ATGAAAAACTGGAAGGACTATACTCTCGGTGCAATTACTGATTATGTAAATCGAGGCTTTTCTCCAAAGTATGTTGATTCGCATGGAGATATAATCCTTAATCAAAAATGCATACGAAATGGTTGTATTAATTATTCCCTAGCGAGGTTAACGGATACAAAGAAGCCAATTACAATTGAAAAGATTCTAAGGTATGGGGATATTTTAATTAATTCAACCGGTATTGGTACTGCTGGAAGAGTCGCAATATATAAAGGCAAAGGGAAGGCTACTACAGACAGTCATATTACTATTGTTAGAGTAAACTCAAAAATAGCAAACCCAATATTTGTATTTAACAATTTACGACAGCGTGAAAATGAAATTGAAAGTTACGCTGAGGGCTCAACAGGGCAAATTGAACTGGGAAGAGAGAGAATCAAAGCAATTGATATCCTTCTTCCTCCTCTTCCCGAACAACATGCTATCGCCTCAGTTCTATCCAGTCTCGACGACAAAATAGACCTGCTCTACCGCCAGAACAAAACTCTCGAAGCCATGGCCGAAACGCTGTTCAGGCAGTGGTTTGTGGAAGAGGCGGAGAGGGGTTGGGAGGAAGCAACGCTTGAACAACATATTGAGGTATTCCGTGGATTGAGTTATAAAGGAAGTGGGCTAACTGATGCAGGTTTGGGGCTTCCAATGCATAACCTCAATTCTGTTTACGAAGGTGGTGGTTATAAACACGAAGGGATTAAGTTTTATAATGGAAAATACAAAGAGAGACATCTAATTTATCCTGGAGATATAATTGTTACGAACACAGAGCAAGGGCACGAGTTTAAATTAATTGGTTTTCCAGCAGTTGTTCCAAACTCATTTGGTAATATTGGGTTATTCAGTCAACATATTTATAAACTTACACTTATAGAACAAACTTATCTTTCAAATGAGTATATTTATTATTTGTTAATGTCTCCATTTGTTAGAGAACAAATTATATCGGCAACAAACGGTTCAACAGTAAATATGCTTGCAATAGATGGCTTAAAACGGCCAAAGTTTAGATTGCCTCCGAATGAAAAAGTTTTTGAATTTTCAAAAATTGTTGGAGGGCATTGGGAAAGAAAAAACGTAAATTATAATCAAATCTGTACTTTAGAAAAACTTCGCGATACCCTCTTGTCGAAGCTTATGAGCGGGGAAGTGAGGGTGGAGGTATGA
- a CDS encoding ORF6N domain-containing protein: MKSEDGSSGNDLIKVEEVQSRIYTIRGVQVMLDSDLAELYGVEVKRLNEQVRRNIERFPEEFMFQLSADEYIALRSQFATLDSRHGKHRKYLPYAFTEQGVAMLSAVLRSETAVRTSIQIINAFIAMRRFITANAQIFHRLDTVERKQLEHKLEADEKFKKIFSAIEAKEIKPRQGIFFNGQIFDAYRFVSDLFRTAKKSIIIIDNYVDDTVLTHLTKRHKNVTVTILTKSISSQLALDVKKCNEQYPSVEIKEFRNSHDRFIIIDGNTVYHFGASLKDLGRKWFAFSKMDIGAAEMLANLKKVKMV; this comes from the coding sequence ATGAAAAGTGAAGATGGCAGTAGTGGAAATGACTTGATAAAAGTGGAAGAAGTCCAAAGCAGAATCTACACTATTCGCGGTGTGCAGGTAATGTTAGATAGTGATCTAGCTGAACTGTACGGTGTTGAAGTAAAAAGATTGAATGAACAGGTAAGACGAAACATTGAGAGATTTCCGGAAGAATTTATGTTTCAACTGTCTGCTGATGAATACATTGCTCTAAGGTCGCAATTTGCGACCTTAGACAGCAGACACGGAAAACACAGGAAATATTTACCTTATGCGTTCACCGAACAGGGCGTTGCCATGCTTTCTGCGGTATTACGAAGCGAAACCGCTGTCAGGACAAGCATCCAAATTATTAATGCATTTATCGCCATGCGCAGGTTTATCACCGCGAATGCCCAGATTTTCCATCGACTCGATACTGTTGAACGGAAACAGCTTGAACACAAGCTCGAAGCGGATGAAAAATTCAAAAAGATTTTCAGCGCCATAGAAGCAAAGGAAATCAAACCAAGGCAGGGTATTTTTTTCAACGGCCAAATATTCGACGCTTACAGGTTTGTATCCGATCTTTTCAGGACTGCAAAGAAATCAATAATCATCATAGACAACTATGTTGATGACACCGTCCTCACGCATCTCACCAAACGGCATAAGAACGTTACGGTTACTATTCTGACCAAATCAATCTCCAGTCAACTGGCGCTTGATGTAAAAAAGTGCAATGAACAGTATCCGTCCGTCGAGATAAAGGAGTTTAGGAACTCCCACGATCGCTTCATCATAATTGACGGTAATACCGTTTATCACTTCGGGGCATCACTGAAAGACCTCGGGAGAAAATGGTTTGCGTTCTCAAAGATGGATATCGGGGCAGCAGAAATGCTGGCGAATTTGAAGAAGGTGAAGATGGTATGA
- a CDS encoding transposase, translating into MSNTYSQIYIQIVFAVKDRLNLIQSRYREELHKYITGIVQYREHKMLSIFCMPDHTHLLVGLKPSIAISDLARDIKAGLSNFIKEEYLDFLKKYEINYDKKYLFGWIE; encoded by the coding sequence ATGTCTAATACCTATTCACAAATTTATATTCAAATTGTCTTTGCCGTAAAAGACAGACTGAATTTAATTCAAAGCCGGTATCGGGAGGAGTTGCATAAATACATCACGGGCATTGTTCAATATCGCGAACACAAAATGTTATCCATTTTTTGCATGCCCGATCATACCCATTTGCTGGTTGGGTTAAAACCATCCATTGCAATTTCTGATTTGGCAAGAGATATAAAAGCCGGCTTATCAAATTTCATCAAGGAAGAATATCTTGATTTTTTGAAGAAATATGAAATCAATTATGATAAAAAATATTTGTTTGGGTGGATAGAATGA
- a CDS encoding DUF1016 N-terminal domain-containing protein — protein sequence MRSNIIKTNDYKRFIQEIKQRIQSAQIKAVVAVNQGLLRLYWDLAERMVAKQKETAWGDDFIGQMSRDLQKEFPGMKGFSLSNLKYMRQWYLFFEKS from the coding sequence ATGAGAAGCAATATCATTAAAACCAATGATTACAAGCGGTTTATTCAGGAGATAAAACAACGTATTCAGTCTGCGCAGATCAAGGCGGTTGTTGCGGTCAACCAGGGGCTTTTGCGTCTATACTGGGATTTGGCTGAACGAATGGTTGCCAAACAAAAAGAAACCGCATGGGGTGATGACTTTATCGGCCAGATGAGCCGGGATTTGCAAAAAGAATTTCCTGGTATGAAGGGATTTTCGCTCTCTAATTTGAAATACATGCGACAATGGTATCTTTTCTTTGAAAAAAGCTGA
- a CDS encoding type I restriction-modification system subunit M: MAKIKENSTKEPVRVQRTGGEPIEKQLWKAADKLRKNIDAAEYKHIVLGLIFLRYISDAFEDLHTRLKNGKGEYAGADPEDKDEYKAENVFFVPEIARWSYLQSKAKLPTIGKEVDNAMDAIEKDNPSLKDVLPKVFARGNLDPTNLGGLIDLIGNIALGDAKARSADVLGHVFEYFLGEFALAEGKKGGQFYTPRSVVELLVEMLEPHKGRVFDPCCGSGGMFVQSEKFVANHHGKVNDISIYGQESNQTTWRLAKMNLAIRGIDSSQVKWNNEGSFLNDVHKDLKADFVIANPPFNDSDWSGDLLRKDGRWKYGVPPSGNANYAWIQQFLYHLSPGGIAGFVLAKGSLTSKTSGEGEIRKALVEARLVDCIVNLPAKLFLNTQIPACLWFIRRGRAEPSLNPSQREGSFSPSGRDGREGEILFIDARNIGHLINRRTRELSTEDIMKIANTYRTWKSLPPFNSSKKAENKSPSPPGRGGGEGVYQDIRGFCNSASIERVRELDYVLTPGRYVGLPDDEDDFDFNERFTSLKKEFEEQLKEEEKLNTLIKENLKKVKLV; this comes from the coding sequence ATGGCAAAGATTAAAGAGAATAGCACAAAAGAACCTGTCCGCGTGCAACGCACAGGCGGGGAACCGATTGAAAAGCAGCTTTGGAAGGCGGCAGATAAGCTCCGTAAGAATATTGACGCAGCAGAATATAAACACATTGTGCTCGGTCTGATTTTCTTGAGATATATTTCCGACGCCTTTGAAGACTTGCATACCAGGCTGAAAAACGGCAAGGGTGAATACGCTGGGGCAGACCCCGAAGATAAAGACGAATACAAAGCGGAGAATGTCTTCTTTGTGCCCGAGATTGCCCGTTGGTCATATCTGCAATCCAAAGCAAAGCTTCCCACCATCGGTAAAGAAGTTGATAATGCGATGGACGCTATCGAGAAGGATAATCCATCGCTCAAAGATGTGCTGCCGAAGGTCTTTGCGCGTGGGAACCTTGACCCCACCAATCTGGGTGGATTGATAGACCTTATCGGGAACATTGCCCTTGGCGATGCAAAAGCCCGCAGCGCTGACGTGCTTGGCCATGTGTTTGAATACTTTCTCGGAGAATTTGCCCTTGCCGAAGGAAAGAAGGGCGGGCAGTTCTATACTCCGCGAAGTGTTGTTGAGTTACTGGTAGAAATGCTTGAACCGCATAAAGGCCGCGTGTTTGACCCCTGTTGCGGCTCAGGCGGTATGTTTGTTCAGTCAGAAAAGTTTGTTGCTAACCATCATGGCAAGGTGAATGATATCTCCATTTATGGACAGGAGAGCAACCAGACCACCTGGCGGCTGGCGAAGATGAACCTTGCCATCCGAGGCATTGACAGTTCACAAGTCAAATGGAACAACGAAGGCTCTTTCCTGAATGATGTTCACAAAGATTTAAAAGCCGATTTCGTTATCGCCAATCCACCCTTTAATGACAGCGACTGGAGCGGCGATCTGCTCCGCAAAGACGGGAGATGGAAATACGGCGTGCCTCCGTCAGGGAACGCAAATTATGCATGGATACAACAATTCCTTTATCATCTGAGTCCCGGCGGCATTGCCGGTTTTGTGCTGGCAAAAGGTTCGCTCACCTCCAAGACTTCGGGTGAAGGAGAAATTCGCAAGGCATTAGTCGAAGCCCGCTTAGTTGATTGCATTGTCAATCTTCCAGCCAAGCTGTTCCTGAATACCCAGATCCCCGCATGCCTCTGGTTTATTCGGCGCGGCCGCGCCGAACCCTCCCTCAATCCCTCCCAAAGGGAGGGAAGTTTCTCTCCCTCTGGGAGAGACGGAAGAGAGGGAGAAATCCTTTTCATTGACGCCCGCAATATCGGACATTTGATAAACCGGAGAACCCGCGAGCTTTCGACTGAAGACATCATGAAGATCGCCAATACGTATCGTACATGGAAATCTTTACCCCCCTTTAACTCCTCCAAAAAGGCGGAGAACAAAAGCCCCTCTCCCCCTGGGAGAGGCGGGGGTGAGGGTGTCTATCAAGACATCAGGGGCTTCTGTAATTCCGCATCCATTGAACGCGTGCGAGAACTTGATTATGTACTCACGCCTGGAAGGTATGTCGGTTTGCCTGACGATGAGGATGATTTTGATTTTAATGAGCGTTTTACCAGTTTGAAGAAGGAATTTGAAGAACAGTTGAAGGAGGAAGAGAAGCTGAATACGCTGATAAAAGAAAACCTGAAAAAGGTGAAGCTGGTATGA
- a CDS encoding DUF429 domain-containing protein translates to MLNHKPFIVVGVDLAGSPRRPTGVCVLYGMKAQTYIAFTDEEILNPIHQTQPDIVPIDAPLSLPKGRKTIHDRSGEHLRDCDRELQKRGIRFFPVTLGPMRMLTERGIALKGKIEEMGYRAVECYPGGAQDVWGIPRQRRDIKGLWRGLKKLGVRGLTETMTGDELDAVTAALVGRWFLLGKGEMLGSEEGIVMPSDNRKSKT, encoded by the coding sequence ATGTTAAACCACAAACCATTTATCGTTGTAGGTGTGGACCTTGCGGGATCCCCGCGCCGTCCAACAGGTGTGTGCGTTCTGTATGGGATGAAAGCACAGACATACATTGCATTCACAGATGAGGAAATACTGAACCCGATACACCAGACACAGCCCGACATCGTTCCAATTGACGCACCGCTTAGTTTACCCAAAGGACGAAAGACAATCCATGACCGATCTGGTGAGCATCTTCGCGATTGCGATCGTGAACTACAAAAACGCGGTATTCGGTTCTTTCCTGTTACGCTTGGTCCAATGAGAATGCTAACGGAACGTGGCATTGCGCTCAAAGGGAAGATTGAAGAGATGGGCTATCGTGCAGTTGAGTGTTACCCTGGCGGAGCACAGGATGTATGGGGTATTCCTCGTCAGCGCCGAGATATTAAAGGACTTTGGAGGGGATTAAAGAAGTTAGGAGTGAGAGGGTTGACAGAGACGATGACAGGCGATGAACTAGACGCAGTAACAGCAGCCCTGGTTGGCCGATGGTTTCTGTTGGGTAAGGGAGAAATGCTTGGGAGTGAGGAAGGAATTGTTATGCCATCTGATAACCGAAAATCAAAAACTTGA
- a CDS encoding ribonucleoside-triphosphate reductase has protein sequence MSNSVQSKFTHIRKRDGRVVPFDQKRITNAVYRAMQASREGDLGKDPMRVSNEVISELTRRYQTAYIPHVEEIQDLVEEALILLEFPKTAKAYILYRHERTEIRKKTLSIPDRVKHLVTESKRYFSNTLAEFIYYRTYSRWIDEEGRRETWIETVDRYLRFMQEYLGSRLKPQECEEIRQAILNQQVMPSMRLLWSAGKAARTNNVAAYNCSFIAPSLLDDLSEIMYLLMSGVGVGFSVESQNIQQLPMIQRQRGELLPVYVVGDSKEGWANALKIGLHAWYEGKDIQFDYSQVRPAGSRLYTMGGRSSGPGPLQSLLNYARAKILGVQGRRLRNIDVHDIICKIGEMVEMGGVRRSALISLSDFDDDDMRQAKSGYFYMNEPQRAMANNSAVYSVKPKATDLLKEWLALAMAGTGERGLFNRIGLPKQIPARRWKKFEPYWMTSGINPCGEIILRSKQFCNLSEVVARPDDTETTLREKIRIASILGTYQSMLTDFPYLSPEWKKNCEEERLLGVSITGQWDSPAVRDPKILAKLRDHAVETNRIYARRFGINESTAVTCVKPSGTVSQLVDAASGMHPRFARYYVRRVRISATDPLFMMLKEQKFPYYPEVGQDAATATTYVLEFPVQSPEGSITGKDFNAIDQLEYWKIIKENYTEHNPSVTVSVAEDEWIETVHWLYKNWDILGGLSFLPKSKTVYQLSPFEEITEDEYRMRSKNLPVIDFSHIVIYEREDSTVGAKESACLGSICEIDPEEGLLPGSASPGMYK, from the coding sequence ATGTCCAACTCAGTGCAGAGCAAATTTACTCATATCAGAAAACGGGATGGAAGGGTTGTGCCGTTCGATCAAAAACGTATTACGAACGCAGTTTACCGGGCCATGCAGGCAAGCAGAGAAGGTGATCTGGGTAAAGACCCCATGCGGGTCTCAAATGAAGTCATATCAGAACTTACCAGACGTTATCAGACAGCTTATATTCCCCATGTTGAGGAGATTCAGGATCTTGTCGAAGAGGCACTGATCTTGCTCGAATTTCCTAAAACAGCCAAGGCTTATATCCTGTATCGGCATGAGCGGACGGAAATCCGCAAAAAGACCCTGAGTATTCCTGATCGGGTTAAACACCTTGTGACAGAAAGTAAGAGGTATTTTTCCAATACCCTCGCTGAATTTATCTATTACCGAACATATTCGCGCTGGATCGATGAGGAAGGAAGGCGTGAGACATGGATAGAAACCGTGGACAGATACCTGCGTTTCATGCAGGAATATCTGGGCAGCCGATTAAAGCCGCAGGAGTGTGAAGAAATCAGGCAGGCAATCCTGAACCAACAGGTAATGCCTTCCATGCGGCTTTTATGGTCTGCTGGTAAAGCAGCCCGGACGAATAATGTTGCAGCATACAATTGCTCGTTCATTGCTCCTTCACTTCTCGATGATTTGTCTGAAATCATGTATCTTTTAATGTCTGGCGTTGGAGTAGGCTTTTCTGTTGAAAGTCAGAATATTCAACAACTACCGATGATCCAGAGGCAGAGAGGAGAATTACTTCCTGTTTATGTAGTTGGGGATAGCAAGGAAGGTTGGGCAAATGCGCTTAAAATCGGGTTGCACGCCTGGTATGAGGGGAAAGATATCCAATTTGATTACTCACAGGTTAGACCGGCTGGATCCCGTTTGTATACGATGGGTGGGCGCAGCTCTGGTCCGGGGCCACTTCAGTCCTTACTGAACTATGCACGCGCGAAAATCCTTGGCGTCCAGGGTAGACGTTTGCGCAATATCGATGTGCATGATATCATCTGCAAAATTGGTGAGATGGTAGAAATGGGGGGGGTACGCCGCTCTGCGCTGATTTCTTTATCGGATTTTGATGATGATGACATGCGCCAGGCCAAAAGCGGTTATTTCTATATGAACGAACCGCAGCGTGCAATGGCGAATAATTCAGCCGTTTATAGTGTAAAACCGAAAGCTACCGACTTACTGAAAGAGTGGCTTGCCCTGGCAATGGCTGGAACTGGTGAACGCGGACTGTTTAATCGCATCGGCCTGCCGAAACAAATCCCTGCCCGCCGATGGAAGAAATTCGAGCCGTACTGGATGACAAGCGGTATCAATCCGTGCGGGGAGATTATCTTACGCTCAAAGCAATTCTGTAATCTGAGCGAGGTAGTTGCCCGTCCGGATGATACAGAAACAACATTACGGGAAAAAATCAGGATCGCTTCGATACTGGGCACGTACCAATCCATGCTGACAGACTTTCCCTATCTCTCGCCGGAGTGGAAAAAGAATTGTGAAGAAGAACGGCTTCTGGGTGTCTCTATTACCGGGCAGTGGGATTCTCCTGCAGTACGCGATCCAAAGATTTTAGCAAAGCTAAGAGATCATGCTGTTGAAACGAACCGCATCTACGCCAGGCGATTTGGTATCAATGAATCTACTGCAGTAACCTGTGTTAAACCTTCTGGAACTGTTTCTCAACTTGTTGACGCAGCCTCAGGGATGCACCCGCGTTTTGCCAGGTATTATGTCCGCAGGGTCCGTATTTCTGCAACAGATCCATTGTTCATGATGCTAAAAGAACAAAAATTTCCATACTATCCGGAAGTTGGGCAGGATGCGGCAACGGCCACAACATACGTATTAGAATTTCCGGTACAATCCCCGGAGGGAAGTATAACAGGGAAAGATTTCAATGCCATTGACCAGCTTGAATATTGGAAAATAATCAAGGAGAACTATACCGAACACAATCCTTCTGTCACGGTTTCCGTAGCAGAAGATGAATGGATTGAGACAGTACATTGGCTTTACAAAAACTGGGATATACTCGGCGGACTATCGTTCTTGCCAAAGTCGAAAACGGTATATCAGCTTTCACCTTTTGAAGAAATTACCGAAGATGAATACAGGATGCGGAGTAAAAATCTTCCCGTGATCGATTTTTCTCATATTGTGATATACGAAAGAGAAGATTCCACGGTAGGGGCAAAAGAATCTGCCTGCCTCGGCAGCATATGTGAGATCGACCCGGAGGAAGGCTTGCTTCCTGGAAGTGCCTCGCCTGGTATGTACAAATAA
- a CDS encoding ATP-binding protein, producing MIEKLQNIGEQKCVEEEFKLLQSIALEIAEAENFHNALSVVLRNLCEFTGWVYGEVWLPSPDKKYLECHMAWHTDSRELEEFKEQGKKFTLPMGIGLPGHVWSSKKPVWVPDPIIYRDISCASVARDPGLKTAMGIPVIANDKVLAIIIFFVREQREEDERLVNLISSIVIQLGATIRRKQMEESLLESEQRIRSILDNTPTIVYVKDLQGRYTFVNNQFEELLHRKRDEIQGRTDHDLFPGQMADIFQANDKKVIEAKTSMSFDEILLQNGNLHTYISMKFPLFDSTGTLNAICGISTDITERKRIEDERIRQREQLLHAQRLESLSKFAGNIAHDFNNILTAIIGYTELLQNKVKEDDSLNVYVQRILGTTERATKLTQNLLMFSRRQSSNPKPVDLNMIIKCAEQIFLRLVSENIKLETSLTRKDCIIMADSGQIEQVLINLVMNARDAMPYGGALTISTDSGEIDNEFVKTHGYGKTGKYALIMVSDTGIGMDEETKKKIFEPFSTTKETGKGTGLGLAIVYGIVKQHQGYIHIDSKPGKGTICRIYLPLVEPEVEEKKSEVRDTVNK from the coding sequence ATGATTGAAAAATTACAAAATATAGGAGAGCAAAAGTGTGTAGAAGAAGAGTTTAAGCTATTGCAATCAATAGCTTTAGAAATTGCTGAAGCAGAAAATTTTCATAATGCACTCTCTGTTGTGCTGCGTAATTTATGTGAATTCACTGGGTGGGTTTATGGTGAGGTTTGGCTTCCCTCTCCTGATAAAAAATATCTTGAGTGCCACATGGCATGGCACACCGATTCAAGAGAATTGGAAGAGTTTAAGGAACAAGGTAAAAAATTTACCCTTCCAATGGGAATTGGTTTGCCTGGCCATGTATGGTCATCAAAGAAACCGGTATGGGTACCTGACCCCATAATATATAGAGATATTTCCTGTGCATCTGTTGCAAGGGATCCTGGCCTTAAAACTGCAATGGGTATTCCTGTAATAGCGAATGATAAGGTTCTTGCTATAATAATATTTTTTGTGCGGGAGCAACGCGAAGAGGATGAGCGATTAGTGAATCTTATCTCATCGATTGTTATTCAATTGGGCGCTACTATCCGGCGTAAGCAAATGGAAGAATCATTACTTGAGAGCGAACAGAGAATACGCTCTATCCTTGACAATACCCCTACGATTGTCTATGTCAAGGATCTTCAGGGACGATACACCTTTGTTAATAACCAATTTGAGGAGTTACTTCATAGAAAAAGAGACGAAATACAAGGCAGGACTGACCATGATTTATTTCCCGGGCAGATGGCTGATATATTCCAGGCAAACGACAAAAAAGTAATTGAGGCAAAGACATCGATGAGTTTTGATGAGATATTACTCCAAAATGGCAATTTGCACACCTATATTTCAATGAAATTTCCACTTTTCGATTCTACCGGAACTCTGAATGCAATCTGTGGTATCTCAACAGACATTACCGAACGCAAACGTATAGAGGATGAGAGGATAAGGCAGAGAGAACAGCTTCTTCATGCGCAAAGGTTAGAATCTCTGAGTAAATTCGCTGGAAATATTGCACATGATTTTAATAACATACTCACGGCAATTATTGGATATACAGAACTATTACAGAATAAGGTGAAAGAGGATGATTCATTAAATGTTTATGTTCAGAGGATACTTGGAACAACGGAAAGAGCTACAAAATTAACACAAAATCTTCTTATGTTTAGCAGGAGACAGAGTAGCAATCCGAAACCGGTAGATTTGAATATGATTATAAAATGTGCCGAACAGATTTTCCTGAGACTTGTCTCTGAGAATATTAAGCTTGAGACATCACTTACTCGTAAAGATTGCATCATCATGGCAGACAGTGGTCAGATAGAACAGGTTTTGATAAACCTGGTAATGAATGCGCGGGATGCCATGCCTTATGGAGGGGCCTTAACCATAAGCACGGATAGTGGAGAAATAGATAATGAATTTGTAAAGACACACGGGTATGGCAAAACAGGGAAGTATGCCCTTATAATGGTTTCAGATACTGGTATAGGTATGGATGAAGAGACGAAAAAGAAGATTTTTGAGCCGTTTTCTACAACAAAAGAGACGGGAAAGGGGACAGGACTCGGACTTGCAATCGTATATGGAATCGTTAAGCAGCATCAGGGATATATACATATTGATAGTAAACCGGGGAAGGGTACGATATGTAGGATATATTTGCCATTGGTTGAGCCTGAGGTTGAAGAGAAAAAATCTGAAGTAAGAGATACCGTGAATAAATAA